The genomic segment TGAGCAGACTCAGTTATTCTGGCTAACTTCGTGGTGTAATCAAGTCAGGGGTGTAATCAAGTCAGGAGCGGAATCACCAGCTCAGGAATGTAATCAATCATTGGGCAACCGGTTTGGAGGAATGGCAGTTGGAAAGTCGGCGGGGCCGTTTGGTGGTGTTTACGAAGTATCCGACAGCGGGAATGGTCAAAACTCGATTGATTCCAGCCCTGGGTGCAGAGGGAGCCGCCCAATTACATCGGCGATTGGCGGAATACACGATCGCTCAAGCTGCGGATTTTCTTCAGAGCCGGTCGGCAAGGGAGCAGGCGCTGGATATTAATGTAGAAATTCGGTTTGCGGGGGCCGATCAGCCAGCGATGGCTGATTGGTTGGGGACGGAATACACCTATGTGCACCAAGGGGAGGGTGATTTGGGCGATCGGATGGCGCGATCGATCTCCGATGGTTTTGCTCAGGGTTATTCAGCCGTGATTCTGATTGGAACCGATTGCCCTGAGGTGACGCCAGATCTGTTATCAGAGGCATTTTCTCATCTATCAACATCAGATATGGTAATTGGCCCTGCTCTGGATGGTGGCTATTATCTCATTGGAGTTTGCAATAATCCAGGAATTGAATTCTCAAAGTTATTTGAAAATATTCACTGGAGTACCCATGAGGTGTTAGCTAAAACGTTAAATAATGCAAATAGTTTATCGTTAAAAATCAAACAGTTAAAAGTTCTTTCTGACATTGACACACCTGAGGATTTAAAAAATCTTGATTTATACCAATTCAACTCAAATATGTGATTTTTCAAGAAAATATCTATGAAATGTATCTGCATTTTTACTTGCAAACTGGCACGCTCACAAATTCTTGATGAACTTCACCAGTCACCGATCGTACAGTCATCGATCTTAACTTTGTTACGTGACCTGGTTTCATGACTTCAAATTTCATCCAACGTCACAATTGCATTATATTCCTCAGAATAGATATACTCACCAGCCTCCAACCCATTGGCAAACTGTTCCAAAAAATCAGTAAAACTGTTAGCCAATAACCTTCGATCGGCATCATCATGCCACATAGTAATGATCTGACCCATCGTCCCTTGAGGGCCAGGGGCTAAGTCCAGGCATTGATGGTTACCGCCACCCGGATCAGAAGTCAAGGGAATCCATTTAGGATGCCACCAATCCTTGCGAAAGATTTGGCCATCGCCGTCATTTTCAATATCATCGATCGCGCCATCCTCTAAGACTTCATTCCAACTCGTCCACTCCTCCTGAATGCGTTCGATCGAATGCCATTCCCAACCTGCAAAAATCCAGGGCGCTTGACTATCTTGGCCATTGTGCCGCAAGTAGCTATCTCTGACATCGTCAGGCAATCGAATATTTAATGCCTGCTCTAACGCTATAATCGCTTCCTCAGTCGCCGGTGGATTTAGGCCCTCCCAGGCCGAGGGGATATTCTCCTGTAAGCAATCTTCAATTCGTTGCCAAATACGATGTAAAACTTGATTCATCATCCTTTCTAAGCAATTTGATTTTTCCAAGTATTAGGGGCAGATTACTAGGCAGCCGCTTCTAGCCCAGAATATGTTTGAGTCCACTGGGGCATTCCCCGCTAGAGTACCCCAAGGAAGCCAGTCGATCGCTAACGGATGGACTGGTTACACTGACTTGAAGTGAATGGCTGGGATTTAATCAAATGCAAGGTAGACACAACTGGTCAAACGTAAAACAGCTTCTTGCTGGAAGTTACGCTTATACGCTTGAGTAATTTCTACGATCGCTTGCTGTTTATCGGCGCTATTGTCGTGTAGGAGCAGCAGCACTTTACTCGGTTCGCGGATCAGCTTGCCCGATCGATCGAGATATTGCCCAAACCCGTCTACCACGGTCAGTCCCTCCCGAAACCAAGGGGGTTACCGTCGTTTGTAGAAATTGATGCCAGTCGTTTGTAGAAATTGATGCTAGTCGATTAATGAAATTCGATCGCCCTTGGGTTTAGATAATCCAAAAAACAATTCTGTTTTGGTCATTTGTCCTGCTGGACAAGCAACGGATTGGGATGGTGATGATTCAGCTAGGCTGCGATCGACTATCAAAATGACGCTGCCACTAACACCAATAGTCACTCCCAAAGCAATCCATTGGAGACAAGTCATAGAACATAAAATATTTGATTTTATGTGCCACAGAGATTTCTTCCTTGACTGCATAATGATACCTATAACTACGATCGAGGGATTGTTAGGATCCTTATAAAAATAACTTGAGTAACTTCTTAAATACTGTGCCCGTCATATAAGACTTACAAGGTTTCGATAGTGCAATTTAAATTTGTAAGGATCCTTAAATCAAAACGCGATGTAACTTATAACCCATGACTTTTACCAATCACCCAATGGCGACGGAAAAAACGCGATAATGCTGACTCTTCCAACGAAAGGTAAATGGGACGACCGTGGGGACAAGTGTTGGGATTGCGAGTTTGTTGCCACTGATTAATTAGCATTTGCATTTCCACTAATGTTAGCGGCATTCCATTGCGAATCGCCGATCGACAGGCGGTGGCCACCTGCGCCGTTTCTAAGCTACTACCCAAACTCAGTTCCCAGAGGGCATCGGCTAGGTCATCCCGCTCCGACAGCAGCGCCGGGGCATGGCGCACCGCCCAGAGATCTTCCCCAAATTCCTCCACCATCATTCCAATGTGCTGAAGTTGTTCCACCTGACCGATCGTTAACTGTTTGAGAATCACAGGCGGTTCCAAATCCACCAACTGCCAGCGATCGCACAATTGTTCAAACAACACCCGCTCATGGGCAATATGCTGTTCAATCAACCAGAGTCCTGTTGCATGTTCTGCCAGAATATACATGTTATGCACTTGCGCAATCGCTTTTAAGTTGAGCGTATTGGGCCCTGATTCCGTTAGATTGACGCGACGATTCACCGCATAATTTCCAGCGAGTTCCGCTGCTTTCATCACGCCTTGAGTTCGACTGGAAGCACTGGTATTTTCACCATCCAGTTTCAACACCTGTTCGATCGCTTGATTCACCCATTGCTGACACTGTTCTAAATGCTGTAAATAAATTTCTTCTTTAGCAGGGTGACGGTTCCAATCAATCCACTGTGCGGGGACGTGGAGATGCACTAAGCAAATGGGATAGCGATCGCGGGGAACCGTTCGCCGTAGACTGGCAAACAAGGTATTTTCTAATTCAGGAGATTTGACAAACCTTCCATTAATGGCAACCTTCATCCAGTCGGGGCGATGGCGATGGCAACGATCGGGCAATCCCAGTAGCAGTTCAACGGAAATGACTTTAGGGGACGAATCCGGCAACTCAGGAGCCAACGCTACAGCGTCCCGATCGCCTACCGTCAGAGAATCACTAGCGTTATCATCTTCGGGCAACTCGGTAATCTGTTGGCAAGTATAGCGCAGATCCTCTGGACGAATTTGCGGCAGAATTTGCGGTAGCATCGTTTGAAAATTCTTACCGCTCCACAACGTGATCCATTCCCGATCGCCTTGATACACTTGCCAAGTGATGTGCGGATGGCTAAGGGCAATGTGATAAATCGTTTGTTGAATCGTGCGGAGCTGTTGGCTGAGAATCGGTAAACTTTGACGACGAGCGGGCCAATTACCAAATAAATCCTCGATCGTCACGATCGTTCCCGGAGCGATCGCGATCGCCTCCCCCTGCTGCACCTGCCCCAGCCCATCGTACAGCACCCGATGACCTTGACTGGTGTCTTGATTCGTCTCTGCTGGGCAACTGAGAATTTCCAAGCGGGACAACTGGGCCAAACTATGGAGCGCCTCCCCCCGAAATCCGAGGGTTTGGATCTGGCCTAAGTCATCCCGATCGTGAATTTTGCTAGTACTGTGGGGCGCAGCGGCTTGCTGCAAATCCGCCAAGGCCATACCCCGCCCATTGTCCGCCACCCGCACCCGCCATTGTTCCGGCCAGAGCGTAATCGTAATCCGCGTCGCCCCCGCATCGATGGCATTTTCCGCCAATTCCCGCACCACCGCCGCCAGGGAATCAATCACTTCCCCAGCGGCAATCAGGTTAATCACATCGGATGGTAACGATCGAATCACAGCCGAATCACAGCGCCCATATCCCCAGTCTAGAAGGGATTGGCGTTTTTGACTGGTTAATTCGGCGGGGTTATCCAGCGAACTAATCTGCCAGGTGAGTTTCCACCGCAGCCACCAGGTAAGTCGTCCAGGACTCGACTAGATCCACCGTTTCCGCTTCTACCATCACCCGGATCACCGGCTCCGTCCCCGAAGCCCGCACTAAAATCCGACCCCGATCGCCCATGGCCGCCTCAGCTTTAGCGATCGCGGTCTGCACCGGTTCGCAATCCTGCCAATTTAACCGGCGATCGCGATTTTCCACCCGCACATTGCGCAGCACCTGGGGATAGGTCTGGAAACTGGTGTCGATCAAATCCGCCAAAGTACCCCCCGATTGCTGGATCAAGCTAGCTAAATGCAAAGCCGTCATCAGTCCATCGCCGCTCACCCCGTAGTGGGGACACAGGATATGGCCGGATTGCTCCCCGCCCAGCATCGCTCCCGTTTTCACCATTTCCGCATGGACATACTGATCACCCACCGCTGCCCGAATCAACTGGCCACCCAGTTTTTGCCAAGCTCGCTCAAAGCCTAGGTTGGACATCACCGTTGCCACGATCGTCTGGTCTGGCAATTGCCCCAACGCCATCAGATCCTTGCCCCAGAGGTAGAGAATGTAATCCCCATCCACCGTGCGCCCCTGGCCATCCACCGCCAACACCCGATCGGCATCCCCATCAAAGGCAAAGCCCACACAAGCTTGATGTTGTTGGACGGCTTCCCGTAGCGTGGCCAAATGGGTCGAACCGCAATTGACATTAATGCGATTCCCATCCGGCTGTTCATGGAGACAAATGACCTCCGCTCCCAGTTGCCGAAAGGCGATCGCGGCGGTTCGAGTGGCAGCGCCCCAGGCCAAATCCAGCACAATTTTCAAGCCTGTCAGAGGATGGTGCGCTTGATTGAGGAGCGGCATTTGGAGATCTTGCAGATAGCGATCGACCAGCTCAGGGCGATAGGAATGCTGGCCCCACTGATGCGGCGTTGTTTCTATGTGACATAGCCGCCCCCGCAGCGCTGCTTCCACGGTTTGCTGCAATTCTGGAGCCAACTTACTGCCGGAAGCCCCAAAAAACTTAATGCCATTGTCCTCCGGGGGATTGTGGCTGGCGGAAATCATCACCCCACCGATCGCCCCGGTGCCCTGGGTCGAGTGAGCCACCACCGGGGTTGGGCACATCCCCAAGTCCCAGACATCCAAGCCCGCTGAAGTTAACCCTGCCGAGAGCGCCGTCGCTAACATATCACTGGAGTTGCGCGAGTCCCGCCCGAGGACGATCGGGGCATGATCCCCAGCCACATCCCGCAGGACTTGACCGGCCCAGTAGCCCACCTGCATCGCCAAAGGAGCCGTCAGCAGTTCACCCGCCTTGCCGCGAATACCATCGGTTCCAAACAATGCGCCGTCTGGCAAACGCACCATGCCCCAAGACTGACTTTCCCGCTGATTCAAGGACGCAACCATACTCTTTAACTCCTCACTGATACGGACTCAGAATACAGACCCAGAACTTGTTTAGGCTGAGATTTTCACTTTGTCAAGCTGATTTGGATTAAGCTTAGGTCGATCGGGGATCAGCTTTTACTCTCTGCACTTTAACTAACACGATTCCATGGCCCACAATGACCAATCCTAGTAATTATCATCAAAGCAACGAATTGTGGCGTTTTAGGGGCACGGCTCCGGTGAAAAACCTACTCCCTCGATCGAAAACCCCCGGAGATGCTATCCCCAGGGGTTATTGGCTCAGTAAAACAATTTGCTGGTCTACACGCCAGCTTCCGCCATCACCGCTTCAAAGACATCCCAAGACAACCCCTGCGCGATATAACGTGGCGCTTTGGGATTGTAAGGACTTTCCAACCGATCGATCTTGTGAATTCGCGTATCATCCGAAATGATAGGAACATCGGGATCGAAGGCAGTCGGACACATCAACGAGCTGGAAAACCCTTTAAAGATCGCAATTTGGTCTGGTTGACCATTCAGATCTACGCTGACTAGCAAAACTTCTCCTGGACGCTTAACTGTGTACTGCTCCAGGCGACGTGCGATAGAAG from the Alkalinema sp. FACHB-956 genome contains:
- a CDS encoding TIGR04282 family arsenosugar biosynthesis glycosyltransferase is translated as MESRRGRLVVFTKYPTAGMVKTRLIPALGAEGAAQLHRRLAEYTIAQAADFLQSRSAREQALDINVEIRFAGADQPAMADWLGTEYTYVHQGEGDLGDRMARSISDGFAQGYSAVILIGTDCPEVTPDLLSEAFSHLSTSDMVIGPALDGGYYLIGVCNNPGIEFSKLFENIHWSTHEVLAKTLNNANSLSLKIKQLKVLSDIDTPEDLKNLDLYQFNSNM
- a CDS encoding SMI1/KNR4 family protein, with the protein product MMNQVLHRIWQRIEDCLQENIPSAWEGLNPPATEEAIIALEQALNIRLPDDVRDSYLRHNGQDSQAPWIFAGWEWHSIERIQEEWTSWNEVLEDGAIDDIENDGDGQIFRKDWWHPKWIPLTSDPGGGNHQCLDLAPGPQGTMGQIITMWHDDADRRLLANSFTDFLEQFANGLEAGEYIYSEEYNAIVTLDEI
- the mutL gene encoding DNA mismatch repair endonuclease MutL, yielding MIRSLPSDVINLIAAGEVIDSLAAVVRELAENAIDAGATRITITLWPEQWRVRVADNGRGMALADLQQAAAPHSTSKIHDRDDLGQIQTLGFRGEALHSLAQLSRLEILSCPAETNQDTSQGHRVLYDGLGQVQQGEAIAIAPGTIVTIEDLFGNWPARRQSLPILSQQLRTIQQTIYHIALSHPHITWQVYQGDREWITLWSGKNFQTMLPQILPQIRPEDLRYTCQQITELPEDDNASDSLTVGDRDAVALAPELPDSSPKVISVELLLGLPDRCHRHRPDWMKVAINGRFVKSPELENTLFASLRRTVPRDRYPICLVHLHVPAQWIDWNRHPAKEEIYLQHLEQCQQWVNQAIEQVLKLDGENTSASSRTQGVMKAAELAGNYAVNRRVNLTESGPNTLNLKAIAQVHNMYILAEHATGLWLIEQHIAHERVLFEQLCDRWQLVDLEPPVILKQLTIGQVEQLQHIGMMVEEFGEDLWAVRHAPALLSERDDLADALWELSLGSSLETAQVATACRSAIRNGMPLTLVEMQMLINQWQQTRNPNTCPHGRPIYLSLEESALSRFFRRHWVIGKSHGL
- the glmM gene encoding phosphoglucosamine mutase, which codes for MVASLNQRESQSWGMVRLPDGALFGTDGIRGKAGELLTAPLAMQVGYWAGQVLRDVAGDHAPIVLGRDSRNSSDMLATALSAGLTSAGLDVWDLGMCPTPVVAHSTQGTGAIGGVMISASHNPPEDNGIKFFGASGSKLAPELQQTVEAALRGRLCHIETTPHQWGQHSYRPELVDRYLQDLQMPLLNQAHHPLTGLKIVLDLAWGAATRTAAIAFRQLGAEVICLHEQPDGNRINVNCGSTHLATLREAVQQHQACVGFAFDGDADRVLAVDGQGRTVDGDYILYLWGKDLMALGQLPDQTIVATVMSNLGFERAWQKLGGQLIRAAVGDQYVHAEMVKTGAMLGGEQSGHILCPHYGVSGDGLMTALHLASLIQQSGGTLADLIDTSFQTYPQVLRNVRVENRDRRLNWQDCEPVQTAIAKAEAAMGDRGRILVRASGTEPVIRVMVEAETVDLVESWTTYLVAAVETHLAD